From one Rhodamnia argentea isolate NSW1041297 chromosome 1, ASM2092103v1, whole genome shotgun sequence genomic stretch:
- the LOC115743867 gene encoding probable serine/threonine-protein kinase PIX13 isoform X3 — protein sequence MTPITIKKLNPESKYSKSGSLSRPNIVRLMGYCLEDKELLLVHEFMPEGGSAIEPLPWVMRMKIATGAVKGLTFLHLLGRFSHITQELPLQSIFETWFVSRILGWQERVQTKDRSQVTTQVIGSYGYAAPEYVATDFGEGVKPHLSIMKLTRINVLTTGRGTLKDAPYEAAPASQCLRYCPSTGHR from the exons ATGACTCCAATTACCATAAAAAAGTTGAACCCAGAGAGCAAGTATTCAAAAAGTGGAAG CTTATCTCGTCCAAACATTGTCAGGCTAATGGGATACTGTTTGGAGGATAAAGAACTACTTCTTGTCCATGAGTTCATGCCAGAG GGGGGCTCGGCCATTGAACCACTTCCATGGGTCATGCGGATGAAAATTGCGACAGGAGCAGTGAAAGGCCTCACGTTCTTGCACCTGTTAGGCAG GTTTTCACATATAACACAGGAGTTACCATTGCAAAGCATCTTTGAAACCTGGTTCGTCTCACGA ATTTTAGGTTGGCAAGAAAGGGTCCAGACGAAAGACAGATCACAAGTGACAACACAGGTTATTGGATCTTATGGCTATGCGGCACCCGAGTATGTAGCCACAG ATTTTGGGGAGGGGGTCAAGCCTCATCTGTCTATAATGAAATTGACTAGAATCAATGTGCTCACGACCGGAAGAGGCACTCTGAAGGATGCTCCTTACGAAGCTGCACCAGCATCCCAATGTCTCCGGTATTGCCCAAGCACCGGCCATCGATGA
- the LOC115743867 gene encoding probable serine/threonine-protein kinase PBL15 isoform X2, producing MTPITIKKLNPESKYSKSGRVRDLSYDHEQFYGRAWRKVSLLLRCMVQVRIKTLKNLVRFCFQGLLGLVLSRPNIVRLMGYCLEDKELLLVHEFMPEGGSAIEPLPWVMRMKIATGAVKGLTFLHLLGRFSHITQELPLQSIFETWFVSRILGWQERVQTKDRSQVTTQVIGSYGYAAPEYVATDFGEGVKPHLSIMKLTRINVLTTGRGTLKDAPYEAAPASQCLRYCPSTGHR from the exons ATGACTCCAATTACCATAAAAAAGTTGAACCCAGAGAGCAAGTATTCAAAAAGTGGAAG GGTCCGTGACTTGTCCTATGACCACGAGCAATTCTATGGAAGAGCTTGGAGAAAAGTGAGCTTGCTTCTCCGTTGCATGGTTCAAGTCCgcataaaaacattaaaaaatctTGTGAGATTCTGTTTTCAAGGACTTCTGGGATTAGT CTTATCTCGTCCAAACATTGTCAGGCTAATGGGATACTGTTTGGAGGATAAAGAACTACTTCTTGTCCATGAGTTCATGCCAGAG GGGGGCTCGGCCATTGAACCACTTCCATGGGTCATGCGGATGAAAATTGCGACAGGAGCAGTGAAAGGCCTCACGTTCTTGCACCTGTTAGGCAG GTTTTCACATATAACACAGGAGTTACCATTGCAAAGCATCTTTGAAACCTGGTTCGTCTCACGA ATTTTAGGTTGGCAAGAAAGGGTCCAGACGAAAGACAGATCACAAGTGACAACACAGGTTATTGGATCTTATGGCTATGCGGCACCCGAGTATGTAGCCACAG ATTTTGGGGAGGGGGTCAAGCCTCATCTGTCTATAATGAAATTGACTAGAATCAATGTGCTCACGACCGGAAGAGGCACTCTGAAGGATGCTCCTTACGAAGCTGCACCAGCATCCCAATGTCTCCGGTATTGCCCAAGCACCGGCCATCGATGA
- the LOC115743867 gene encoding probable serine/threonine-protein kinase PBL15 isoform X1, with protein MAALMLGVFPEQTNDSNYHKKVEPREQVFKKWKVRDLSYDHEQFYGRAWRKVSLLLRCMVQVRIKTLKNLVRFCFQGLLGLVLSRPNIVRLMGYCLEDKELLLVHEFMPEGGSAIEPLPWVMRMKIATGAVKGLTFLHLLGRFSHITQELPLQSIFETWFVSRILGWQERVQTKDRSQVTTQVIGSYGYAAPEYVATDFGEGVKPHLSIMKLTRINVLTTGRGTLKDAPYEAAPASQCLRYCPSTGHR; from the exons TAGGGGTCTTCCCAGAGCAAACGAATGACTCCAATTACCATAAAAAAGTTGAACCCAGAGAGCAAGTATTCAAAAAGTGGAAG GTCCGTGACTTGTCCTATGACCACGAGCAATTCTATGGAAGAGCTTGGAGAAAAGTGAGCTTGCTTCTCCGTTGCATGGTTCAAGTCCgcataaaaacattaaaaaatctTGTGAGATTCTGTTTTCAAGGACTTCTGGGATTAGT CTTATCTCGTCCAAACATTGTCAGGCTAATGGGATACTGTTTGGAGGATAAAGAACTACTTCTTGTCCATGAGTTCATGCCAGAG GGGGGCTCGGCCATTGAACCACTTCCATGGGTCATGCGGATGAAAATTGCGACAGGAGCAGTGAAAGGCCTCACGTTCTTGCACCTGTTAGGCAG GTTTTCACATATAACACAGGAGTTACCATTGCAAAGCATCTTTGAAACCTGGTTCGTCTCACGA ATTTTAGGTTGGCAAGAAAGGGTCCAGACGAAAGACAGATCACAAGTGACAACACAGGTTATTGGATCTTATGGCTATGCGGCACCCGAGTATGTAGCCACAG ATTTTGGGGAGGGGGTCAAGCCTCATCTGTCTATAATGAAATTGACTAGAATCAATGTGCTCACGACCGGAAGAGGCACTCTGAAGGATGCTCCTTACGAAGCTGCACCAGCATCCCAATGTCTCCGGTATTGCCCAAGCACCGGCCATCGATGA